In Heptranchias perlo isolate sHepPer1 chromosome 7, sHepPer1.hap1, whole genome shotgun sequence, a genomic segment contains:
- the xirp2b gene encoding xin actin-binding repeat-containing protein 2 isoform X3 yields MYQAAVSKKESSSSSVAAPEEEARALPGGLASVKKQFESQEIASSHNTAAHYRYHKQSVQDVTSTSEVKENSHTRKTDEGNGPPPTTEQLLSYQMETVSVIEQNTHQSSMEGNFENHFNDFNVDVMTDDEKPKVSTQMLKQQFEKSAQPTQMATNTTKQIKTEHKFQEMQWPPVVSTSNISTTAGKIFEATSLRKIDSTAASVSVSSSNRGSMEEFPPPPPDLLNTPSEITYFSQSPEPSLSSTKQVIPKELYSKQRNLYELKRLYKHINPEVRKNLEKEFIQEISEIVTNETKDNDVMGDVQQAKYVFEHTGHSPQKCVSPEREYLEWDEILKGEVQSMRWMFETQPLDSIKDESPDQSNAKCISQQEMISGGDVKYTTWMFETQAIDTLGVSSPESTEATGKIPELARGDVRTATWLFETQALDSMNKIYQEGDQSIETSTTKDITAGDVKTARYLFETQSLDTLGHLDSVDEMNFLHLKSEVEEIKGNVKKTTKLFETQPLYVIRDQSGQVLEIKTVKREEIEKGDVRTALWLFETKPLDVINKDVSSIKVVCGISREEANQGGVNRAKWLFETHPLDSIKEQLETDTSVNYKEEIQGADVSRQCWMFETQPFDSLKDNDNARPIETEEIIGGDVRSTRHLFETVPMDALKDSTDIGKLKCMIASEEEKGDVRHQTWIFETQPLEMIGEEKEKYTKTIQLEEIKKGDVSNYRQVFETMNLSHIDESKKIQVDGVTSGAVMSNRTLFETTPLYAVQDSAGHYHEVKTVRREEIVRGDVRTCRWMFETTPIDQFDESIQKFQIIKGISKEEIQSGDVKTAKWLFETQPLDAIKYFSNVEDEEIVTKQCDDVKGDVQTCRWLFETQPMDALYEKVDIKNEVDEIQKGDVRTCTWLFETQPLDAIKDNSETIVTMRTVQREDIQGSDVRMACFLFETESLGNIEGEKKEEFRQITEIDIQSGDVSRKKWIFENKSLDLINSSSEEELKKIRSMTAEDIQKGNVINCTWLFENHPIDAIKENSEEREILRTITDVQGGDVGKGRFIFETYSLDQIKEESSETTDLKKFSMEQIEKGDVKNYTMLFETQPLYAIKDKEGYYHEVTTVRKEEVVSGDVRGTRWLFETKPLDLIKETDEVYVIKAVTQEDIQKGDVTSARWRFETQPLDKIADHEKVILKTVCDVQGGDVRSSTQLFESDLDQKYVRTVSVSEIQHGNVRTATWLFESHTIDEIKGEDSEYKKIETVGREDVQKGDVKQAIWLFEKQPLDSIKEINDTNIKILQEDIPQVDVKTTTWLFETTPLHQFNESPVERPEIMGKNIEETLKSLYDYKILQSQGILIEANEVGDVRMAKYQLLNQTSPEIQKEQVVRGDLQKIMMELLSKKESAEKGITVDHNEKGNIHLTTAQLLKRTTDINVEKEEIIGCDIRQVINNLLSHDNSAKKGILIQESEKGDVRMTVYSLLNRTDDTKVQQDEVLKGDIQAAIDKLIATSQSSELSQKVKVNDIEKGNVQFYTTCIESGALDYLKLLQQETDETAVVQQESEEIIRGDVEGAKQMLKQQQMQIGRTVAESEILSGDVQNAVLTFMAERQNISANVEKEEIIRGDLRIALDSLSQAINQPTLVKKEHVVRGNLSATLKSLEEAKSHKKYIEKPEVIPGDIKGTLDSLERSVNTRVEVDEEGVVLGDLQCTSTCLEEAQSKMKQVEKNIIMRADLQASMGNLLETASEKKVLPCGMSNKGDVKATIQNLMEPPQQQVQPQASGEGAVQNTIKIHQDGQKQLPITKNIGHKGGAHGSIKSFLAAQEQGKMDITKNVNTIIRTKLNAEQQEGTKKVNVKADDSVKWDIQEKAQSLLPPDKQHQYNMYEVVKEDVKKISDEHSTGITPKHIGAQSVQSTRIKSTADKYNTHKVKETFGSVDRKIAKQQVSVSTDGQSSFQSPRTSEFIKIPNIEICTGADTIVAQVMNSQTIQGSSILQENAQVSKQTVQTFASQSIMEHDVKSKQETKSIKELHKTVDDRSQIINKGLAPKIKSGTTSLEKSRMSTNKMDIKAQNPRKNELSQGKMNKKNIPEVQFSIPPPPPPPTLLSSETELLLPPPPPSHIEEDNQMLPLPPPPPPLVQIKSEIYETELPPSPLPPPPPPPITTTRTLVQEKFTAGYLPPPPLQSELNLLPLPPPLPQSPFQQRKLVNKASKFQSLPKMSNFESIKPKEQPKKKVPYTPLISKPNVITAEDSTSSKVDIQQQKHEPTQEKQHEPVQPSTCPQTIHSSPPQSVIRPGQKLLKQKEAQAPPAVNKVFVPPGPSTKTETAKLQPRSYARKFKTPLMIAEEKYRKEREEMEKNKAAKMAWLVNMGEPVTEVSKRPDKGGCKNSFTVKPSVLPTVTSAADHLTFPASQVTETENMPIVAKHQIYPKPRMPTAEEHPVYPKPAASTASEHQGYLKPKVSTAEEHPVYPKPAVSASVGHQEYRKSAVSTAVGHQEYPKSAVSTAVGHQEYPKSAVSTAVGHQEYPKSAVSASVGHQEYPKPAVSTAVGHQEYPKPEVSTAVEHQDYPKPIVSTASEDQMSTKTVSSSLSAVVSASEQLHRILKYSSDVMSNKEEIVNAFKDSVKDIGLESIKQHKELYKKGQEQPSHLKPQSVSLPKFKVKTIQLPKDGQIMQEKKENSLSYKKQQKQISKPEENKSQEKTAIKQFQLKQNDHVDVTKQEQHNIVVQQHNQVHLGEYYQSATEVKDQNIEKTSVSQALTTNMAQDQVKNMKEVQQHNQQSYTAHSEETQKVQQKKEKGGIYKEAKSEKMQKHHVKAQKEAFPKFQGEQDQQKNDLAIQVMNQKTSDKQAHVQKHLDWKEMVISENQAEYKTEQESFQAKEEQVCYIRNASSKHGLVPAHVENIKQENKESRNTAVQQKKIDKGEARPYVEISDSYRKREELQHILFRLIQFEKENDNIDFNALKAFLEKVPKWLTDGQGFPMKVTKGNDLQKVKKELTQIKQKALLKLAYFDESIQKALISMSGLKPEKEMFCCTTPSQKISKISIGSSKLDKQGRSNVEEQACESKKEQLSEIRLAESRAQSPAKRMPSPSPSYITIESTARRTESPLRTVPSPPLSQKAYSTPSPVQRETTPTPPLPLRSSEMPTSRIRTSSTSPSPPRGKRYDQLAKLKDTTAKLSQGISPSTQFTHPQIAEKRSEIIPSPATLRRQLKIDTPVTDMLPKPESPTTSVTVKDITEMFEEARRSEENKVYMRKDPIDIPERLGSDTEESESAVSKQNVQMPKVDLSELVHKFEMPDQTTYFQKEPVIITEKLGSDSEDDLLGTKTVFEEIPTFDVKSVKTVFESSGQTTGPIKHEKPQGDGKLLKKSQHSHKVKEGNKTSTQSMVYPEAINKQFALVDEFETEATGSRTSIQHSKMFSGIDSRHAPPTYEDVISGQILDISADNTPEELLKNFQKTWQESERVFRSLGYKISDTSETMWQEDVLQEHSALTENSGSYQGDLHSLSKDSISHGKSDSRQANLS; encoded by the exons GCTCCAGAAGAAGAAGCTCGAGCCTTGCCTGGAGGCCTAGCCAGCGTGAAGAAACAATTTGAATCACAAGAGATTGCTTCCTCACATAACACTGCTGCTCACTATCGCTACCACAAGCAATCTGTACAG GATGTGACAAGCACCAGCGAGGTTAAAGAGAACAGCCATACCAGAAAAACTGATGAGGGAAATGGTCCACCACCAACAACTGAGCAGCTTTTATCCTACCAAATGGAAACG GTCTCTGTCATTGAACAGAATACTCATCAGTCAAGTATGGAGGGCAACTTtgaaaatcacttcaatgatttcAATG TGGATGTAATGACTGACGATGAGAAGCCTAAAGTCTCCACCCAGATGTTAAAGCAGCAGTTTGAAAAATCAGCCCAGCCCACCCAAATGGCGACTAACACCACCAAACAGATTAAG ACAGAGCATAAGTTCCAAGAGATGCAGTGGCCTCCTGTTGTTTCTACTTCCAACATTTCCACAACAGCAGGCAAGATTtttgaagctacatcattaagaaAAATAGACAGTACAGCTGCTTCAGTTTCTGTCAGCTCCAGTAACCGTGGAAGCATGGAAGaattccctcctcccccaccagatTTACTAAATACACCATCAGAAATAACTTATTTTTCCCAATCTCCTGAGCCCTCACTTTCTTCAACAAAACAAGTCATTCCTAAAGAACTGTATTCAAAGCAAAGAAATCTTTATGAGCTAAAACGTTTGTATAAACACATCAATCCAGAGGTGAGAAAGAATCTGGAAAAGGAATTTATACAAGAGATCAGTGAGATTGTGACAAATGAAACTAAAGATAATGATGTAATGGGAGATGTGCAGCAGGCCAAGTATGTTTTTGAACACACTGGTCACAGCCCCCAGAAATGTGTGAGCCCAGAAAGAGAGTATTTAGAATGGGATGAGATCCTTAAAGGAGAGGTACAGTCCATGCGCTGGATGTTTGAGACTCAACCATTAGATTCAATCAAGGATGAATCCCCTGACCAAAGCAATGCAAAATGTATTTCACAACAAGAGATGATATCAGGAGGTGATGTGAAGTACACAACATGGATGTTTGAGACACAAGCCATTGATACGCTTGGTGTAAGTTCTCCTGAATCTACAGAAGCTACTGGCAAGATTCCTGAATTAGCAAGAGGAGATGTCCGCACTGCCACCTGGTTGTTTGAAACACAGGCACTTGATTCAATGAATAAGATTTACCAAGAAGGTGACCAGAGCATAGAGACTTCTACCACAAAagacattactgctggtgatgtcAAAACAGCAAGATATTTATTTGAAACTCAGTCCCTTGATACACTTGGGCATTTGGATTCAGTGGATGAAATGAACTTCCTGCACCTGAAATCTGAAGTTGAAGAAATTAAAGGAAATGTGAAGAAAACAACAAAGCTGTTTGAAACTCAACCCCTCTATGTTATTAGGGACCAGTCTGGTCAAGTGCTAGAAATTAAAACTGTCAAAAGAGAGGAGATTGAAAAAGGAGATGTAAGAACGGCACTCTGGCTATTTGAGACAAAACCTTTAGACGTGATTAATAAGGATGTTTCAAGCATAAAGGTTGTATGTGGTATCTCTAGGGAGGAAGCTAATCAAGGTGGTGTGAACAGAGCTAAATGGTTGTTTGAAACACATCCCCTAGACAGCATCAAAGAGCAGTTAGAAACCGACACTTCTGTCAACTATAAAGAAGAAATACAGGGCGCTGATGTTAGCAGACAATGCTGGATGTTTGAAACCCAACCATTTGACTCACTAAAAGATAATGATAATGCAAGACCTATAGAAACTGAAGAAATAATAGGAGGTGATGTGCGTTCAACAAGACACTTGTTTGAGACTGTTCCCATGGATGCTTTAAAGGACAGCACAGATATAGGAAAGCTTAAATGTATGATTGCCTCTGAAGAGGAAAAAGGGGACGTAAGACATCAAACATGGATTTTTGAAACCCAACCACTTGAGATGATTGgggaggagaaagaaaaataTACAAAAACAATTCAGctagaagaaatcaaaaaaggtGATGTTAGCAATTACAGACAGGTGTTTGAAACTATGAATTTAAGTCACATTGATGAATCTAAAAAGATTCAAGTGGATGGTGTGACTAGTGGTGCTGTAATGTCAAATAGGACTTTATTTGAAACAACTCCTCTATATGCTGTTCAAGATAGCGCTGGACACTATCACGAGGTTAAAACTGTGAGGAGAGAAGAAATTGTGAGGGGTGATGTTCGAACATGCAGATGGATGTTTGAGACAACCCCTATTGATCAGTTTGATGAAAGCATTCAAAAGTTTCAAATCATCAAGGGGATATCCAAAGAAGAAATACAATCTGGTGATGTGAAGACAGCTAAGTGGCTCTTTGAAACACAACCACTTGATGCTATCAAATATTTTAGCAATGTAGAAGATGAAGAAATTGTAACAAAGCAGTGTGATGATGTTAAGGGAGATGTACAAACCTGCAGATGGTTGTTTGAGACACAGCCAATGGATGCTCTTTATGAAAAAGTAGATATTAAAAATGAAGTAGATGAGATCCAGAAAGGGGATGTAAGAACATGTACTTGGTTATTTGAAACTCAGCCTTTAGATGCGATAAAAGATAATTCAGAAACAATTGTAACAATGCGTACAGTACAGCGGGAAGACATCCAGGGAAGTGATGTACGAATGGCCTGCTTTCTGTTTGAGACTGAATCTCTGGGAAATATAGAAGGGGAGAAGAAGGAAGAATTTAGGCAGATAACTGAAATAGATATTCAATCAGGGGATGTATCTCGTAAGAAGTGGATCTTTGAAAATAAGTCTCTTGATTTGATAAACTCCAGTTCAGAAGaggagttaaaaaaaattagatcTATGACAGCAGAAGATATTCAGAAAGGTAATGTTATTAATTGCACTTGGCTTTTTGAAAACCATCCAATTGATGCTATAAAAGAAAACTCTGAAGAACGAGAGATTCTCCGCACAATCACAGATGTTCAGGGTGGGGATGTTGGTAAAGGGCGTTTCATTTTTGAGACCTACTCACTGGATCAGATTAAGGAAGAATCTTCAGAAACTACAGACCTCAAGAAATTTAGCATGGAACAAATAGAAAAAGGAGATGTTAAAAACTACACCATGCTTTTTGAAACTCAGCCACTATATGCCATCAAAGATAAGGAAGGATATTATCACGAAGTAACAACTGTTCGGAAGGAGGAAGTGGTGAGTGGAGATGTACGAGGCACCAGGTGGTTGTTCGAAACTAAGCCACTAGATTTAATTAAAGAAACTGATGAAGTATATGTCATCAAAGCTGTGACGCAGGAGGATATTCAAAAAGGAGACGTTACTTCTGCACGTTGGAGATTTGAAACACAGCCACTGGACAAAATTGCAGATCATGAAAAAGTAATCCTCAAAACAGTTTGCGATGTACAAGGTGGTGATGTGAGATCAAGTACTCAACTATTTGAATCAGATCTTGATCAAAAATACGTTAGAACAGTAAGTGTCAGTGAAATTCAGCATGGTAATGTAAGGACTGCCACTTGGCTTTTTGAATCGCATACCATTGATGAGATAAAAGGGGAAGATTCAGAATATAAAAAGATTGAAACAGTTGGACGAGAAGATGTACAAAaaggagatgtaaaacaggccatttggcttttTGAGAAGCAACCATTGGACAGCATAAAGGAAATTAATGATACAAATATAAAAATACTTCAAGAAGACATTCCACAAGTGGATGTCAAAACTACAACCTGGCTTTTTGAAACTACACCTTTGCACCAATTCAATGAAAGTCCAGTAGAAaggccagaaataatggggaaaaaTATTGAAGAAACCCTTAAATCACTTTATGACTACAAAATTCTCCAATCCCAAGGAATCCTCATTGAAGCAAATGAGGTTGGGGATGTCAGAATGGCAAAATATCAACTTTTAAACCAAACATCCCCAGAGATACAAAAAGAACAGGTTGTcagaggagatctccaaaaaatAATGATGGAATTACTATCCAAAAAAGAGTCTGCAGAAAAGGGAATTACAGTAGACCATAATGAAAAAGGCAACATTCATTTGACAACAGCACAGCTTTTGAAGAGGACAACAgatattaatgtagaaaaagaAGAAATAATTGGTTGTGATATTCGGCAAGTTATCAATAATCTTTTAAGTCATGACAACTCTGCAAAAAAGGGGATTCTGATtcaagagagtgagaaaggggaTGTTAGGATGACAGTTTATTCTCTTCTCAACAGAACAGATGATACTAAAGTTCAACAAGATGAAGTCCTAAAAGGCGATATACAAGCTGCAATTGATAAGCTTATAGCTACTTCTCAGAGCAGTGAACTTTCACAGAAAGTTAAAGTAAATGACATTGAAAAAGGAAATGTTCAGTTTTACACAACTTGTATTGAGTCTGGAGCATTAGACTACCTTAAACTACTTCAGCAGGAGACCGATGAAACTGCTGTGGTTCAACAGGAGTCTGAGGAAATAATACGTGGAGATGTTGAGGGTGCCAAACAAATGCTTAAGCAGCAGCAAATGCAAATTGGACGTACAGTTGCAGAGTCTGAAATTTTATCTGGTGATGTCCAAAATGCAGTGCTGACTTTTATGGCAGAAAGGCAAAATATATCTGCTAATGTAGAAAAAGAAGAAATCATACGAGGTGATTTAAGAATAGCTTTGGATTCACTCAGTCAGGCCATAAACCAACCCACACTAGTAAAAAAGGAACATGTTGTACGAGGTAATTTATCTGCAACTCTAAAATCTCTTGAAGAAGCAAAATCTCACAAAAAATATATTGAAAAGCCTGAAGTTATTCCAGGAGACATTAAAGGCACTCTAGATTCTCTAGAAAGGTCAGTAAATACCAGGGTTGAAGTTGACGAGGAAGGTGTGGTGCTTGGTGACCTCCAGTGTACTTCAACATGTTTGGAAGAAGCACAAAGCAAAATGAAGCAGGTTGAAAAAAACATCATAATGAGAGCTGACCTTCAAGCATCGATGGGAAATTTATTGGAAACAGCTTCTGAAAAGAAAGTGCTGCCGTGTGGGATGAGCAATAAAGGGGATGTAAAAGCTACTATCCAAAATCTAATGGAGCCACCACAACAGCAGGTTCAACCTCAGgccagtggagaaggagctgttcAAAATACTATTAAAATCCATCAGGATGGCCAGAAACAGTTACCTATTACCAAGAATATTGGCCATAAAGGAGGTGCACATGGCTCCATAAAATCTTTCTTAGCAGCTCAAGAACAAGGTAAGATGGATATTACAAAAAATGTTAACACAATAATACGGACAAAACTGAATGCTGAACAACAGGAGGGCACTAAGAAAGTTAATGTGAAAGCAGATGATTCAGTGAAATGGGATATACAAGAGAAAGCTCAATCTCTTTTACCACCCGATAAGCAACATCAATATAATATGTATGAAGTTGTTAAGGAAGACGTAAAGAAAATCTCAGATGAGCACAGTACTGGGATCACACCTAAACATATTGGTGCTCAAAGTGTACAATCAACCAGAATCAAGTCTACAGCTGATAAATACAATACACACAAAGTAAAAGAAACATTTGGTTCAGTTGACAGAAAAATAGCTAAACAGCAGGTTTCAGTCTCAACAGATGGTCAAAGTTCCTTTCAGTCACCAAGAACTTCTGAGTTTATTAAAATACCAAATATTGAAATTTGTACAGGAGCTGATACAATAGTTGCACAAGTCATGAACTCTCAAACCATTCAGGGCAGCAGTATTCTTCAGGAAAATGCACAGGTATCCAAACAAACAGTTCAGACTTTTGCATCTCAGTCAATTATGGAGCATGATGTAAAAAGTAAACAGGAAACAAAAAGTATCAAAGAATTGCATAAAACTGTCGACGACCGTAGCCAGATAATAAATAAAGGACTTGCACCTAAGATCAAATCTGGAACTACTTCATTAGAAAAATCAAGAATGTCTACAAACAAGATGGACATTAAAGCTCAAAATCCTAGAAAGAATGAATTAAGCCAAGGAAAAATGAACAAAAAGAATATACCAGAGGTTCAATTTTCaattccacctccacctccaccaccaactCTGCTATCCTCTGAAACTGAACTcttacttcctcctcctcctccttcacataTAGAAGAAGataatcaaatgcttcctctacctccaccaccaccaccattagTCCAGATAAAATCAGAGATATATGAGACTGAactcccaccttctcctcttcctcctcctccccctccccctattaCTACTACTAGAACTCTTGTCCAGGAAAAGTTCACAGCAGgatatcttcctccacctcctttacaGTCTGAGTTAAATTTATTACCACTACCACCACCCCTTCCTCAATCACCTTTCCAACAAAGGAAACTTGTTAATAAGGCATCAAAGTTCCAATCTTTACCAAAAATGTCAAACTTTGAATCTATCAAACCAAAAGAGCAACCTAAGAAGAAAGTACCATACACACCACTCATTTCAAAACCAAATGTAATTACAGCTGAGGATTCCACATCGTCAAAGGTAGATATTCAGCAGCAGAAACATGAACCCACACAAGAGAAACAACATGAACCTGTccagccttcaacatgtccacAAACTATACACTCCTCACCCCCTCAATCAGTAATAAGGCCTGGTCAAAAGCTATTAAAGCAAAAGGAAGCGCAGGCTCCTCCTGCTGTTAACAAAGTTTTTGTGCCACCAGGTCCTTCAACCAAAACAGAAACTGCAAAACTACAACCTAGATCTTATGCCAGGAAATTTAAAACTCCTTTAATGATAGCTGAAGAAAAatacaggaaagagagagaagaaatggaaaaaaataaaGCAGCTAAAATGGCTTGGCTGGTAAATATGGGGGAGCCAGTAACAGAAGTATCAAAAAGGCCAGATAAAGGAGGATGCAAAAATAGTTTCACAGTGAAGCCTTCAGTTTTGCCGACTGTCACATCAGCTGCTGATCATCTGACTTTTCCAGCTAGTCAGGTAACGGAAACAGAAAACATGCCTATTGTTGCAAAGCATCAGATTTATCCAAAACCAAGAATGCCTACTGCTGAAGAACATCCAGTTTATCCAAAACCTGCAGCGTCCACTGCCTCAGAACATCAGGGTTATCTTAAACCAAAAGTCTCCACTGCTGAAGAACATCCAGTTTATCCAAAACCAGCAGTGTCCGCTTCTGTGGGGCATCAGGAGTATCGAAAATCAGCAGTGTCCACTGCTGTGGGGCATCAGGAGTATCCAAAATCAGCAGTGTCCACTGCTGTGGGGCATCAGGAGTATCCAAAATCAGCAGTGTCCACTGCTGTGGGGCATCAGGAGTATCCAAAATCAGCAGTGTCCGCTTCTGTGGGGCATCAGGAGTATCCAAAACCAGCAGTGTCCACTGCTGTGGGGCATCAGGAGTATCCAAAACCAGAAGTGTCCACTGCTGTGGAGCATCAGGATTATCCAAAACCAATAGTTTCCACTGCTTCAGAAGATCAGATGTCCACAAAAACAGTGTCTTCCTCCCTGTCAGCAGTGGTATCTGCTTCAGAGCAACTGCACCGTATCTTAAAATATTCTTCAGATGTAATGAGTAATAAGGAAGAGATCGTTAATGCATTTAAAGATTCAGTGAAAGATATTGGCTTGGAATCTATTAAACAACACAAAGAGCTATACAAAAAGGGACAAGAACAACCAAGTCATCTAAAACCTCAGTCAGTTTCTCTGCCAAAATTTAAGGTTAAAACTATTCAGCTACCTAAAGATGGTCAAATAAtgcaagaaaagaaagaaaattcaCTGTCATACAAAAAGCAACAAAAACAAATTTCAAAACCAGAAGAAAATAAAAGTCAAGAGAAAACTGCCATTAAACAGTTTCAACTAAAACAAAATGACCACGTGGATGTGACTAAACAAGAGCAGCATAACATTGTTGTTCAGCAACATAATCAGGTGCATTTGGGTGAATATTACCAATCAGCAACTGAAGTTAAAGATCAGAACATTGAAAAGACATCTGTTTCACAAGCACTTACAACTAATATGGCACAAGATCAAGTGAAAAATATGAAAGAGGTACAACAGCATAATCAACAATCATATACAGCTCATTCAGAAGAAACTCAGAAAGTGCAACAAAAGAAGGAAAAGGGGGGCATATACAAAGAAGCGAAGAGTGAAAAAATGCAGAAGCATCATGTTAAGGCTCAGAAAGAGGCATTTCCAAAATTTCAAGGAGAACAAGATCAGCAGAAAAATGACTTAGCAATCCAAGTAATGAATCAAAAGACTTCAGACAAACAGGCACATGTGCAAAAACACCTTGATTGGAAAGAAATGGTAATTTCAGAaaatcaggctgaatataaaacTGAACAGGAGTCCTTTCAGGCAAAGGAAGAACAAGTTTGTTATATAAGAAATGCAAGTAGTAAGCACGGGCTGGTCCCTGCTCATGTGGAGAATATAAAACAGGAGAACAAAGAAAGTAGAAATACTGCTGTGCAGCAAAAGAAAATTGACAAAGGTGAGGCAAGACCTTATGTAGAAATTAGTGATAGTTACCGAAAGCGTGAGGAACTGCAACACATTTTATTCAGACTGATTCAGTTTGAAAAAGAGAATGACAACATAGATTTCAATGCATTAAAAGCCTTTTTGGAAAAGGTTCCTAAATGGCTTACAGATGGCCAGGGATTCCCAATGAAGGTTACCAAAGGGAATGATTTGCAAAAGGTGAAAAAAGAACTAACACAGATTAAACAGAAAGCATTACTAAAGCTTGCATATTTTGATGAGTCAATACAAAAAGCACTGATTTCTATGTCTGGTTTAAAACCTGAAAAAGAAATGTTTTGTTGTACTACACCTTCACAGAAGATATCCAAGATAAGCATTGGTTCTTCTAAATTAGATAAACAAGGAAGAAGCAATGTAGAAGAGCAAGCATGTGAAAGTAAAAAGGAACAGTTGAGTGAAATTAGACTTGCAGAGTCGAGAGCCCAGTCTCCAGCAAAAAGAATGCCGTCACCATCCCCTTCTTACATCACTATTGAGTCTACAGCAAGGCGCACAGAATCACCTCTTAGAACTGTTCCCTCTCCACCACTTTCTCAGAAAGCATACAGTACACCATCCCCAGTCCAACGGGAAACTACACCAACACCTCCATTACCATTGCGCAGCTCAGAGATGCCAACATCCAGAATTCgcacatcttccacatcaccctctCCACCAAGAGGTAAACGTTATGATCAGCTTGCCAAGCTTAAAGACACTACAGCAAAACTGTCACAGGGAATTTCACCATCTACACAGTTTACACATCCTCAGATAGCAGAAAAGAGGTCGGAAATTATTCCATCACCGGCAACTCTTCGACGTCAGTTAAAGATTGACACGCCGGTTACAGATATGTTACCTAAGCCAGAATCTCCTACAACATCTGTTACGGTTAAGGATATAACAGAAATGTTTGAAGAGGCTAGAAGGTCAGAAGAAAACAAAGTGTATATGCGTAAGGATCCCATAGACATTCCAGAACGTTTGGGTTCTGACACAGAAGAGTCTGAATCTGCTGTTAGCAAGCAGAATGTTCAGATGCCCAAAGTAGATCTTTCAGAACTTGTTCATAAATTTGAAATGCCAGATCAAACAACTTATTTTCAAAAGGAGCCGGTCATAATCACTGAAAAATTAGGAAGTGATAGTGAAGATGACCTTCTTGGGACAAAAACTGTGTTTGAAGAAATCCCAACTTTTGATGTAAAATCTGTCAAGActgtgtttgaaagttctggaCAAACTACTGGTCCTATAAAACATGAAAAGCCCCAGGGAGATGGAAAACTGCTGAAAAAATCTCAACATTCTCATAAAGTCAAGGAAGGAAATAAGACGTCAACACAATCCATGGTATATCCTGAAGCAATTAATAAGCAGTTTGCACTTGTGGATGAGTTTGAAACTGAAGCAACTGGCTCAAGAACCAGCATTCAGCACTCCAAAATGTTTTCAGGCATTGATTCCAGGCATGCACCACCAACTTATGAAGATGTCATTTCAGGACAAATATTAGATATTTCAGCTGATAACACACCAGAAGAATTGCTGAAGAATTTTCAAAAGACATGGCAGGAAAGTGAACGTGTCTTCAGGAGTCTTGGTTACAAAATCTCAGACACCAGTGAAACTATGTGGCAAGAAGATGTACTTCAGGAACATTCGGCTTTGACTG AAAATTCAGGTTCTTACCAAGGAGACCTGCATAGTTTGTCGAAAGATAGTATATCCCATGGAAAGTCTGACAGCAGACAAGCAAATCTTTCATAA